One window from the genome of Candidatus Zymogenus saltonus encodes:
- a CDS encoding ATP-binding cassette domain-containing protein has translation MIKIRGLRKIFNIDSVNENLAIDKVDLNIKKSDFITVIGSNGAGKSTLLNLIAGVYRPDSGRIVIDGVDVTPLKEFSRAAFIGRVFQDPMMGTAASMTIEENFSMALSRGRMRLLKMGVTRTKRDLFRSHLKLLDLGLENRLKDKVGLLSGGQRQSLTLLMATLNEPKVLLLDEHTAALDPKTAQQVMEITKMIVEKYGLTTIMVTHNMTQALAIGNRLIMMHQGNIILDAKGAERDKLTVDALLNEFQKVRGTLRDKSMLSINTDAP, from the coding sequence ATGATAAAGATCAGGGGATTGAGGAAGATCTTCAATATAGACAGCGTAAACGAAAACCTCGCCATAGACAAGGTCGATCTCAATATAAAGAAGTCCGACTTCATCACGGTGATAGGGTCTAACGGGGCTGGAAAGTCCACGCTGCTAAACCTGATCGCCGGCGTCTACCGCCCCGATTCCGGGAGGATCGTGATCGACGGGGTTGATGTCACCCCTTTGAAGGAATTCAGCAGGGCGGCCTTTATCGGCAGGGTCTTTCAAGATCCGATGATGGGGACCGCGGCCTCCATGACCATCGAGGAGAACTTCTCGATGGCCCTCTCCAGGGGGAGGATGAGGCTGCTCAAGATGGGGGTCACCAGGACGAAGCGGGATCTTTTTCGCTCACACCTCAAGCTCCTGGATCTGGGGCTGGAAAACCGCCTCAAGGATAAGGTGGGCCTCCTCTCCGGCGGCCAGCGCCAGTCGCTGACACTCCTTATGGCCACCCTTAACGAGCCGAAGGTGCTCCTTTTGGACGAGCATACCGCCGCCCTGGATCCGAAGACCGCCCAGCAGGTGATGGAGATCACCAAGATGATAGTCGAAAAGTACGGCCTTACGACCATCATGGTCACCCACAACATGACCCAGGCGCTGGCGATCGGGAACCGCCTTATCATGATGCACCAGGGGAATATAATCCTCGATGCGAAGGGGGCCGAGAGGGACAAGCTCACCGTGGACGCCCTTTTAAACGAGTTTCAAAAGGTCAGGGGAACCCTGAGAGACAAGTCGATGCTGTCCATAAACACCGATGCCCCTTAG
- a CDS encoding ABC transporter permease produces MSLYAVLGALSQGLVYALMALGVYLTFRVLDFPDLTVDGSLPLGAAVAAVMITKGLNPFFTLPVAFAAGMAAGFVTAFLSTKLKILNLLASILTMIALYSINIRIMGKPNIPFINQITIFDLFPRATKIMSLLGVNERFLGVALSLTIFALIVVGIKIILDLFLHTDLGLALRATGDNENMIRAQGVNTHMTIMLGVALSNGLVALCGALVAQDQGLADVTMGVGTIVAGLASVIIGEALLGEMTVFRATLGVVIGSIIYRLAIAFALSLRIGGFVISPSDLKLITAILVVFALMFPTVREKVKIGAFRRGGGR; encoded by the coding sequence TTGTCTCTATATGCGGTATTGGGAGCCCTCTCTCAGGGTCTTGTCTACGCCCTGATGGCGCTGGGCGTCTATCTAACATTTCGCGTCCTCGACTTCCCCGATCTCACCGTGGACGGGAGCCTTCCCTTAGGAGCCGCGGTTGCGGCGGTCATGATTACAAAGGGCCTGAACCCATTCTTTACCCTCCCCGTAGCCTTCGCCGCCGGTATGGCCGCCGGATTCGTCACCGCGTTTCTCTCCACGAAGCTGAAAATTCTGAACCTCCTCGCCTCTATCCTGACGATGATCGCCCTCTACTCCATAAACATCAGGATCATGGGCAAGCCGAACATCCCCTTCATCAATCAGATAACGATATTCGATCTCTTCCCCAGGGCAACAAAAATAATGAGCTTGCTTGGGGTGAACGAAAGATTTTTGGGAGTCGCCCTCTCGCTGACTATTTTCGCACTTATAGTGGTCGGCATAAAAATCATCCTCGATCTCTTTCTCCACACCGACCTCGGGCTTGCGCTGAGGGCCACCGGCGATAACGAGAATATGATCCGCGCCCAGGGGGTGAACACGCACATGACGATCATGCTGGGGGTCGCCCTCTCCAACGGGCTTGTGGCCCTCTGCGGGGCGCTGGTCGCCCAGGATCAGGGACTCGCCGACGTCACGATGGGGGTCGGGACCATCGTTGCGGGGCTTGCGTCCGTGATTATCGGGGAGGCCCTTCTCGGGGAGATGACGGTCTTCAGGGCCACCCTGGGCGTCGTAATAGGCTCCATCATTTACCGACTGGCAATCGCCTTTGCCCTCTCCCTCAGAATAGGCGGATTCGTGATCAGTCCCAGCGACCTGAAGCTGATAACGGCGATACTGGTAGTGTTCGCCCTGATGTTTCCGACCGTGAGAGAAAAGGTGAAGATAGGGGCCTTTAGGAGAGGGGGGGGGCGATAA
- a CDS encoding ABC transporter substrate-binding protein: MKKLLVILLAAAVSATLFVGLTGCAPEKKPVVIGISQIVEHPALDAVRKGFIDYLNENGYKEGENVKYDVNIAQGDMSTAKLIADKLVGMNPNLILTIATPTSQVMVEATTEIPIVFSAVTDPVGAGLVASLEGGGKNVTGTTDLSPVDRQFELIKEVIPEIKNLGFIYNAGEANSLTSLKQAKEEAAKLGFEVVEATASNSGEVLSAAESLVGKVDAIHIPTDNTVVSAFESVTKVCKDNDIPLFAADVDSVPRGAVAAIAIDYYRLGKQTGRMAIEILEGKDPGTMPTESLEDLLLYVNPGAAAEMGIELPKALVDRADKIVE; the protein is encoded by the coding sequence ATGAAAAAGTTACTGGTAATTCTTTTAGCGGCGGCCGTTTCCGCAACCTTGTTTGTCGGGCTTACGGGTTGCGCTCCCGAGAAAAAACCGGTCGTCATCGGCATTTCGCAGATCGTTGAGCATCCGGCCCTTGATGCGGTCCGTAAAGGCTTTATCGACTACCTTAACGAGAACGGTTATAAAGAGGGTGAGAACGTAAAGTACGACGTCAACATCGCCCAGGGCGATATGAGCACGGCAAAGCTCATTGCGGACAAGCTCGTGGGAATGAATCCGAACCTCATCCTGACAATAGCGACCCCCACATCCCAGGTGATGGTGGAGGCGACAACCGAGATTCCAATCGTTTTCTCGGCCGTTACCGACCCCGTTGGAGCGGGCCTTGTGGCGAGCCTCGAGGGCGGCGGCAAGAACGTCACGGGGACTACAGACCTGTCGCCGGTCGACAGGCAGTTTGAGCTTATCAAAGAGGTAATTCCCGAGATAAAGAACCTCGGCTTCATTTATAACGCCGGCGAGGCCAACTCCCTGACGTCCCTGAAGCAGGCCAAGGAAGAGGCGGCCAAGCTCGGCTTCGAGGTCGTAGAGGCCACGGCATCCAACTCCGGCGAGGTGCTCTCGGCGGCCGAAAGCCTCGTGGGAAAGGTGGACGCAATCCACATCCCGACGGACAACACAGTTGTCTCGGCCTTTGAGTCGGTAACCAAGGTCTGCAAGGATAACGACATCCCGCTCTTCGCCGCGGACGTGGACTCGGTCCCCAGGGGAGCCGTGGCCGCCATCGCCATTGACTACTACAGGCTTGGAAAGCAGACCGGCAGGATGGCGATAGAGATATTAGAGGGGAAAGACCCCGGCACGATGCCCACCGAATCGCTCGAGGACCTGCTCCTCTATGTGAATCCCGGTGCAGCCGCCGAGATGGGAATAGAGCTTCCGAAGGCCCTGGTAGATAGGGCCGACAAGATCGTCGAGTAA